One Streptomyces umbrinus genomic window, TCCGTGAGCGGGGACCCATCGGCCGACCGGCGGCCCGGAGCCGAACCGCCCCGTCGTGCCCGGCGCTCCGACCGCACCACCTCGGACAGGCACAACAGCGTCCACCGGCGCGGGCTCCGCTTCCTGCGGGCCAGGCGGCGCGTGGTCGGGCGGCTCGCCGCGTGGTCCGTACTGGAGACGGCGCAGACCTTCCTCACCGGGTACGCGCTGGCGCGGGCCCTCGACGCCGGGTTCCTGGCCGGTCGGGTGGACGTCGGGCTCGGCTGGCTCGCGGCGGCCGCCCTCGCCGTGGTCGTCGGGGCGTACGGAACCGGGCGCGTCTACGGGGCCGTGGCCGCGCTGGTCGAGCCGTTGCGGGACCGGCTCGTGCGGCACGTGGTCGAGCGGGGGGTGCGGGACGCGGACCGGGGCGCGCTGTCCCGGCTCACCCAGCAGGTGGAGATCGCCCGGGACACCTTCGCCGGACTCGTCATGGTGTCGCGCTCGTTCGTGTTCACCGCCGCCGGCGCCCTGATCGGCCTGTTCTCGCTCGCGCCGGCGCTGCTGCTCGTGGTGGCGCCACCGCTCGTCGCCGGCGTGGCCCTGTTCACCCTGACACTGCGGCCACTGACCCGCCGCCAGGAGGCCTTCCTCGTGGCCGACGAGGAACTCGCCGACCGACTCGGCACGGTCTGCCCGGGGTTGAGGGACATCACGGCCGCCGGTGCCGAGGACCCGGTCGCCGCCGACGCGGGGGCGCGCATCGCGGCCGAGCAGTGCGCCGCACGGTCCCTGGCCCGCTGGGGCGTCCTGCGGGTGGTTGCCCTGGCGATCGGCGGACAGCTCCCTATCGTCCTTCTGCTCGCGACCGCACCCTGGCTCCTCGCCCACGGGGTCACACCCGGCGCCCTGGTGGGCGCCCTCGCCTATGTCACGCAGTCCCTGCTCCCGGCCCTCCAGAACCTGATCCACGGCCTGGGCACGAGCGGCTCCCGGCTGGCGGTCGTCCTCCGCCGGCTCGCACCCGACACTCCGGCACCCACCAAGTCCTCGGCACCCGTGAACGCCCCCGCGCCGGACACGACACCCGCACCGGGTCCCACCCCGCCCGGCCGCCCTCCCGCCGCCGTCACCCTCTCGTCCCTCACCTTCGCCTACGGCCCCGCCAGCGAGCCGGTGATCGACGGCCTCGACCTGTCCGTCCCCCACGGAACCCACCTGGCGGTAGTGGGCCCCAGCGGCATCGGCAAGTCCACGCTCACCGCCCTCATCGCCGGGCTCCTCGCACCGACCGGGGGCTCCGTCGGCATACACCCGGCGCCCGACCGCCCCGGGCCCGATCTCCCTGTGCCCGGCCACCCCGGGCACCCCACCCGCGTACTGATCCCGCAGGAGGCGTACGTCTTCACCGGGACGCTCGCCGAGAACCTCGGCCAGCTGCGGCCGGACCGGGTGCCGGAGCGGGAGTTGCTGGCCGCGGCCGAGGCCGTCGGGCTGAGCGCGCTGCTCGACCGGCTGGGCGGGCCGACGGCCGAGGTCGACCCGGGAGCCCTGTCCTCGGGCGAGCGCCAGCTCATCGCGCTGACCCGCGCCTACCTGGCGCGAGCCTCCCTCGCCCTGCTGGACGAGGCGACCTGTCACCTGGACCCGGCGGCCGAGGAGCGCGTGGAGCGTGCCTTCGCCCGGCGGGGCGGCACGCTCGTCGTCGTGGCCCACCGCATCAGCTCCGCCCTCCGAGCCGACCGGGTGCTGGTCATGGACGGCCGACGGACCGAGTACGGCAGCCACGACGACCTGCTGGAGCGGTCCCCGCTCTACCGCGATCTGGTCGGTGCCTGGTCGCCGGTCGGCGAAGCCCCGGCTGTCCCAGCCGCCCCGCCCGCCCACCGGCCGGGGACGTCACACCCAGCCCTCCCCCTGCGAGATCCGGATGGCGTCGACACGGTTGCGGGCGCCGGTCTTCCGCGTGATCGCCGCCATGTAGTTGCGTACGGTCCCGTTGGACAGATGGAGGCTTCCGGCGATCTCCGCGACGGAGGCCCCCTCGGCGGCCAGTGAGAGCACGCTCAGCTCCCTGCTGGTCAGCGGCATCCGGGCGGCCCTGAGGAACCCGAAGCCGAGCGAGTCGTCGACGAAGCGTTCGCCCGCGGCCACCCGTCGTATCGCGGAGACCAGCCGCTCCGGCGAGCCCTCCTTGTCGACGTAGCCGAGCGCCCCGGCGTCGAACGCGCGCCGCAGGAGACCGGGTCTTCGCGCTGTGGCCAGCACCAGCAGCCGGGGGCCCGAAACGCCCCGACCGCACAGGTCACCGAGCGGCGGCATCTCGTGCGAGTCGACGCGTTCGAGATCCGCCGCGCAGACGTCGGGCCGCAGCGATCGGGCGCTCCCGGGCGCACCGCGCCACTCGGCGTCGAACACCGTCAAGTCGGACACATGGCGCAGCCACTCCGCCAGGACCGACCGCACCAGACACACATCGTGCACCAGAAGCACCCGGATCACGTCCGTCCCTACCCCCTCCGCCTGCCGATTCCGTCGTGCTCTGCGCGTGTGCCCAATGCCAGGCGCGTCCCACTTCTCTCCTGTCCCGGGCGTGAAGAACCGGCCATGGTCGGTGACCGAGGCGCAATGGCCGGTGACCATGGCATCGAGGCCGGTGGCCGCGACGTCGAAGCCGGTGGCCGTGGCACCCAGAGGCCCCTCGCCGTGCGGGAAGCGCCCTCCCGAGGGAGCCTTGTGCCCTGGGCTCCTTCGCGTGTCCGTGGGAGGAGGTGGTCGGCGTGTCCGACTGGCAGGCGTCCGGGCAGGACCGGGACGCCGCCCCGCCGCCGGTCGGCCGGCCGCTGCTGTCGCTGACGCTCGCCGCGCTCATGGACGACGTGCACGCGCACTCGGGCGCGGTGTATCTGCTGACTCCCGGCGAGCCGGTCCTTGAGATGGCGGTGATGGCCGGTCTGCCCAGGGCCTTCGCGGCGCCCTGGGAGCGGGTGGGCCTGAGCGCGCCGATCCCGGTGGCGGAGGCGGCGCGCGACCGACGGCTCGTGTGGGTGGGCGGCGAGGAGGAGATGGCCCGCAACTATCCGCGGATCGCCGTCGTCCTGCCGTACCCGTTCGCACTGGCCGCACTGCCGGTGGCGACCGACAGGGCCACCTTCGGGGCGGTCTTCGTGACCTGGCCGGGCTCGCACCCCGCGGAGCTGTCCGACCGGGAGCGGGACCATCTCACCGCTGCCTGCGACCGGCTCGCGCTGCGCCTGGAGCGGGCCGTCGAGGAGGGCCGGCCGATCCATCCGGAGCCCGATCTGATCGCCCCGGCGTCGGTGGCGACGGTGGCCGGAACCCTCGGCACGGTGGAGGCGGCGCGGATGGTGGCGCGGCTGCCGTACGGGCTGTGCGCGCTCGATCTGCACGGCCGGATCAGCTTCGCCAACGCGGCGGCGGGCGACCTGCTCGGCCTGCCGGTCAGCGGGCTGCTTGGCACCCAGCTGTGGGCGACCGTGCCGTGGCTCAACGATCCGGTCTACGAGGACCGCTACCGGGCCGCGCTGCTCAGCCAGCAGGCCACGTCGTTCGTGGCGCTCCGGCCGCCCGCGGACTGGCTGTCGTTCCGGCTCTATCCCAGTACGAACGGGCTGAGCCTGCGCATCACCCGGGCGCGGGCCGTGGCGCGGGAGGGCCCCGCGGGATTCCGGCACGCGGACACCGGCACGCGCCTCGTGACCATCTCGCAGGTGCTGAGCCTGGCCGGGGCGCTCACCGAGGCGGTCGGCGTGCAGGACGTGGTGCAACTGGTCGCGGACGAGATCGCGCCCGCCGTCGGCAGCCAGGCACTGGTGCTCCTCGGCTCCCAGGCGGGCCGGCTGCACGTCCTCGGGCACCGCGGTTATCCGGATCCGCATGTCGTGGAGCGCTTCGACGGGATGCCGCTGACCGAGCAGACTCCCGGGGCGCACGCCCTGAGAAGCGGTGTGCCCGCCTTCTTCGACTCCCGTCAGCAGCTGGAGCGCCTCTACCCGGCCCGGAACTCCACGCCCGACGGCATGGCGGCCTGGGCGTTCCTGCCGCTCATCGCGTCCGGGCGGCCGGTGGGCACCTGTGTCCTCGCGTACGCCGACCCGCATCCCTTCCCGGCCGACGAGCGTGCCGTGCTGACCAGCCTGAGCGGACTGATCGCGCAGGCGCTGGACCGGGCCCGCCTCTACGACGCCAAGCACCAGCTGGCGCACGGTCTGCAGGCCGCGCTGCTGCCGCACTCGCTGCCGTCGCTGCCCGGCATCGAGGCGGCCGCCCGCTATCTGCCCGCGACACAGGGCATGGAGATCGGCGGGGACTTCTACGACCTCGTGCCGACGGGCGGCGAGGGAGCGACGGGCGGCCAGGCCGCGGCGGTGATCGGGGACGTGCAGGGCCACAACGTCACCGCGGCCGGCCTCATGGGGCAGATCCGTACCGCCGTACGTGCGTACACGACCGTCGGCCAGCCGCCCGGGGAGGTCATGAGCAGCACCAACCGGCTGATGATCGACCTGGGTACGGAACTCTTCGCGAGCTGTGTCTACCTGCGTCTGGACCCGGCGCACGGGCAGCTCGTGATGGCCCGGGCGGGCCATCCGCCGCCCCTGCTGAGAAAGCCGGACGGCAAGGTACGGGTCCTGGACCTGGCCGGCGGGCCGCTGCTCGGCATCGACCCGGCCGCCACCTACCCGACGACCGACGTCGCGCTGCCGCCCGGGTCGCTGCTCGCCCTCTACACCGACGGGCTGATCGAGTCCCCCGGCGTCGACATCGAGGACGCACTGGCCGGCCTGGCCCAACGCCTCAGCGAGATCGGCGACCGCCCTCTCGACGAGGTCGCCGACTCCCTCGTGGAACACAGCGGAACGGCAGAACAACGGGTGGACGACGTGGCACTACTCCTGCTCCGCGCCCGCCCCGCCCCGTAAGAGAGGCCCGACAAAGGCGCCCTTCAGGGGCGCGGGGAACTGCGCGACCAGCCACATGCGGCCCGCAGACGACACACCACCCCGAGCCGGCCCCACACACGGAGCGGCCCGGCCCCCGGGGGGACCGAGCCGCTGCAAACCAACGAGGCGCCGTTACCGACGTACGTTCAGGTCACTGGTTGTTCGTGAGACCCGACTCGTCGTCCACACCGTCACCGTTCTGGTCCTCGACCTGCCCGTTCTGGTCCTCGACGCCGCCGACCTGCTCCTCGCCGCCGACCTCTTCACCGCCGACCGCGTCACCACCGGCACCGGCCTCTTCACCAGCGCCGGCCTCCTCACCGGCACCAGCCTCTTCACCAGCGCCGGCCTCCTCGCCGGCACCGGCACCCGCGTCGCCCGCACCGAGGGTCGCGCCGACCGCGGCCAGCGCGGTGGTCACCGGCTGGAAGAATGTCTCGCCGCCGACGGTGCAGTCGCCGCTGCCGCCCGAGGTCAGGCCGATCGCGCTGCCGTCCGCGGTGAACAGGGAGCCGCCGCTGTCGCCGGGCTCGGCGCAGACGTTGGTCTGGATGAGACCGGTGACCGTGCCCTCCGGGTAGTTCACGGTGGCGTTGAGGCCGGTGACCTCACCGTCGTTCAGGCCGGTGGTGCTGCCCATCCGGATGACGGCCTGGCCGACCGCGGCCTCCGCGGCCTGGGTGATCTCCACCGACTGCTGGCCGGTGTTCACCGTGCTGGGGGCCTCGGTCGCCGGGTCGTCGTACTTGACGAGGGCGAAGTCGCCGTCACCGGGGAACGTGGCGGCCTCGACCGTACCGATGGGCGCGCCTGCCTCGGAGTCCGACCACTGGGCCGCGGCGACACCGCAGTGCCCCGCCGTCAGGAAGGCCGGGGAGCCGTCGTCGGCGACGACGTTGAAGCCGAGCGAGCAGCGTGCGCCGCCGCCGAAGATGGCGTCGCCGCCCTCGACGAACGTCTTGAACGTGCCGGCCGACTTCTTGATGGTCGCCATGCCCGAACCGAGGGTGTTGACGGTCGACTCGAGCTGGTCCCACTTTGCGCCCGTGACGGTGCTGTCGGCGGTGACCTGGATCTTGTTCGTCCTGGGGTCGACGGCCCACGAGGTGCCGGGGATGGTCGCGTCGGCCTTCAGCGTCTGCGAGGCCGCCGTGAGTTCCTTCGTGCTGTTGTCGACCTGCTGGACGACGGCACCGGCCTCCTCGGCCTGGACGATGATGTTGTTGTCGTCGCCCACGACGTTGATGATGAGCTGCTGCTTGCCCGAGTCGTAGTAGGCACCGGCATAGGCTTCACCGAGCAGTTCGGCCAGCTGCGAGGCGAGGTCGGACGCCTCCGCGGCCTTCACCGTTCTGGGGGCGGCACCTTCCGTCGCATCGGTCTGGGACGCCATCGCGTTGGGCAGGATGAGTGCCGCCGCGCCGAGCGCCACCACGCTTCCTGCGGCTATGACGGCCTTGCGCTTGGGTATCCGCTTGTGACTCAACTTCTTGACCTCCTGGGGACTGGGGGGTCCGAGCCGCCGTCTGGCAGCTGACTGCGGGCGCCTGGATGGCTGTAGGTACGCAAGCGGTGCGTGTGGCGTTCAACGTCTTTCCTCAACTTCCTTTGCGAAAGCATGATTCAGCTGTCCCGGGTGACCGGCCGCCGATGCCGGGGAACAATGCCCGCATGACGCTGACCACCGCTGATGCGGACAAGATCCTCTCGGTGAACTTCGCTCCCTGGGTTCTCGAACTCGGTCTGTCGGTCGAGGAGTTGGGGGACGGCCGGGCGCTGCTGCGGCTGCCCTGGTCCGATCGGCTGGCCCGGGAGGGCGGCTCGCTGTCCGGGCAGGCGCTGATGGCCGCGGCTGACACGGCGACGGTGATCGCGGTGTCGGCGGCGCGCGGTGCGTACGGGCCGATGACCACGGTCCAGCAGTCCACGACGTTCCAGCGCGCGGTCACGGACGCGGACGTCCTGATCGAGGCGGTCGTGACGAAACTGGGCCGCCGGATGGCCTTCGCCGACATCACGATGACCGCCGAGGGCACGGAGGAGATCGCGGCCCGCGCGAGCACGGTGTACGCGCTGCTCGGCTGATCCGCGGCCCACTGCCGGGCCCGGAGCTGCCCATTGCCGGGCCCGGATCCGTTTCCCGACCGGGATCCGCCACGCATTCCAGTTGCGGGTGACGAAAGGACGACATTCGGGCGCACCGACGGCCATTCGGGTCTATTCCCGTGATGCCATTGGAAATCCGATGCCCTCCAATGGATCCCCTATTGGATCTCCGTGTCCCGTCGGCCTACCTTCGAGGCATGGCAAAAATTCTTTTCGTAGTGACCGGTACCGACTTCTGGACCCTCGCGGACGGCACCAAGCACCCGACCGGCTTCTGGGCCGAGGAGGCCGTCGCCCCGTACAAGGCGTTCAAGGCGGCGGGGTACGAGGTCGTCGTGGCCACCCCGGGCGGCGTCGTGCCGACCGTGGACCGGGGCAGCCTGGCTCCCGAGTTCAACGGCGGCGAGGAGGGCGCCGCCGAGGTCGCCGCCGCGCTCGGCTCGTTCGCCGAGCTGCAGCACCCCATCCGTGTGGAGGACGTGGACCTGGACGAGTACGCGGCCGTCTTCTACCCCGGCGGCCACGGCCCCATGGAGGACCTCGCCGTCAACGCCGACTCGGGCCGGCTCCTCACTCTCGCCCTGGAGTCCGGCAAGCCGCTCGGTGTCGTCTGCCACGCCCCGGCCGCGCTGCTGGCCGCCACGAAGGAGGACGGCTCCAACGCCTTCGCGGGCTACCGGCTGACCGGCTTCACCAACACCGAGGAGACCCAGGCCGGTTTCGCCGACAAGGCCAAGTGGCTGCTGCAGGACCGGCTGGTGGAGGCCGGCGCCGATTTCCAGGAGAGCGAGCCGTGGGCGCCGTACGTGGTCGTCGACCGCAACCTCGTCACGGGCCAGAACCCCGCCTCCTCGGCGCCGCTCGCCACCGAGCTCCTGAAGAAGCTCGGCTGACGCCACTCCCGTAACTCGGGTAACGCCACTCCCGCAACAGAGGCCATCGGCTTGCACTCCGCCACCACGCGGTAACAGCCCGTTCGGGCCAGGGAGCGGAATCCTGGCTTCAGCAAATCTGCAC contains:
- a CDS encoding SpoIIE family protein phosphatase, encoding MVGVSDWQASGQDRDAAPPPVGRPLLSLTLAALMDDVHAHSGAVYLLTPGEPVLEMAVMAGLPRAFAAPWERVGLSAPIPVAEAARDRRLVWVGGEEEMARNYPRIAVVLPYPFALAALPVATDRATFGAVFVTWPGSHPAELSDRERDHLTAACDRLALRLERAVEEGRPIHPEPDLIAPASVATVAGTLGTVEAARMVARLPYGLCALDLHGRISFANAAAGDLLGLPVSGLLGTQLWATVPWLNDPVYEDRYRAALLSQQATSFVALRPPADWLSFRLYPSTNGLSLRITRARAVAREGPAGFRHADTGTRLVTISQVLSLAGALTEAVGVQDVVQLVADEIAPAVGSQALVLLGSQAGRLHVLGHRGYPDPHVVERFDGMPLTEQTPGAHALRSGVPAFFDSRQQLERLYPARNSTPDGMAAWAFLPLIASGRPVGTCVLAYADPHPFPADERAVLTSLSGLIAQALDRARLYDAKHQLAHGLQAALLPHSLPSLPGIEAAARYLPATQGMEIGGDFYDLVPTGGEGATGGQAAAVIGDVQGHNVTAAGLMGQIRTAVRAYTTVGQPPGEVMSSTNRLMIDLGTELFASCVYLRLDPAHGQLVMARAGHPPPLLRKPDGKVRVLDLAGGPLLGIDPAATYPTTDVALPPGSLLALYTDGLIESPGVDIEDALAGLAQRLSEIGDRPLDEVADSLVEHSGTAEQRVDDVALLLLRARPAP
- a CDS encoding PaaI family thioesterase, which gives rise to MTLTTADADKILSVNFAPWVLELGLSVEELGDGRALLRLPWSDRLAREGGSLSGQALMAAADTATVIAVSAARGAYGPMTTVQQSTTFQRAVTDADVLIEAVVTKLGRRMAFADITMTAEGTEEIAARASTVYALLG
- a CDS encoding ATP-binding cassette domain-containing protein, which gives rise to MRARRRVVGRLAAWSVLETAQTFLTGYALARALDAGFLAGRVDVGLGWLAAAALAVVVGAYGTGRVYGAVAALVEPLRDRLVRHVVERGVRDADRGALSRLTQQVEIARDTFAGLVMVSRSFVFTAAGALIGLFSLAPALLLVVAPPLVAGVALFTLTLRPLTRRQEAFLVADEELADRLGTVCPGLRDITAAGAEDPVAADAGARIAAEQCAARSLARWGVLRVVALAIGGQLPIVLLLATAPWLLAHGVTPGALVGALAYVTQSLLPALQNLIHGLGTSGSRLAVVLRRLAPDTPAPTKSSAPVNAPAPDTTPAPGPTPPGRPPAAVTLSSLTFAYGPASEPVIDGLDLSVPHGTHLAVVGPSGIGKSTLTALIAGLLAPTGGSVGIHPAPDRPGPDLPVPGHPGHPTRVLIPQEAYVFTGTLAENLGQLRPDRVPERELLAAAEAVGLSALLDRLGGPTAEVDPGALSSGERQLIALTRAYLARASLALLDEATCHLDPAAEERVERAFARRGGTLVVVAHRISSALRADRVLVMDGRRTEYGSHDDLLERSPLYRDLVGAWSPVGEAPAVPAAPPAHRPGTSHPALPLRDPDGVDTVAGAGLPRDRRHVVAYGPVGQMEASGDLRDGGPLGGQ
- a CDS encoding type 1 glutamine amidotransferase domain-containing protein, whose protein sequence is MAKILFVVTGTDFWTLADGTKHPTGFWAEEAVAPYKAFKAAGYEVVVATPGGVVPTVDRGSLAPEFNGGEEGAAEVAAALGSFAELQHPIRVEDVDLDEYAAVFYPGGHGPMEDLAVNADSGRLLTLALESGKPLGVVCHAPAALLAATKEDGSNAFAGYRLTGFTNTEETQAGFADKAKWLLQDRLVEAGADFQESEPWAPYVVVDRNLVTGQNPASSAPLATELLKKLG
- a CDS encoding S1 family peptidase gives rise to the protein MSHKRIPKRKAVIAAGSVVALGAAALILPNAMASQTDATEGAAPRTVKAAEASDLASQLAELLGEAYAGAYYDSGKQQLIINVVGDDNNIIVQAEEAGAVVQQVDNSTKELTAASQTLKADATIPGTSWAVDPRTNKIQVTADSTVTGAKWDQLESTVNTLGSGMATIKKSAGTFKTFVEGGDAIFGGGARCSLGFNVVADDGSPAFLTAGHCGVAAAQWSDSEAGAPIGTVEAATFPGDGDFALVKYDDPATEAPSTVNTGQQSVEITQAAEAAVGQAVIRMGSTTGLNDGEVTGLNATVNYPEGTVTGLIQTNVCAEPGDSGGSLFTADGSAIGLTSGGSGDCTVGGETFFQPVTTALAAVGATLGAGDAGAGAGEEAGAGEEAGAGEEAGAGEEAGAGGDAVGGEEVGGEEQVGGVEDQNGQVEDQNGDGVDDESGLTNNQ